In Fusarium oxysporum Fo47 chromosome IX, complete sequence, the following proteins share a genomic window:
- a CDS encoding uncharacterized protein (of unknown function-domain containing protein), with the protein MANPISSLQGGILNNVAKLKTARTARVSSWDHSGLNEDAWVIQPGETAVLADLEGPGTITHLWFVQTCRRIVGPGLIPYSKSGVAMMEVHNALGLNYEVSDPDYYRKVIIKMYWDDSETPNVLAPIGDFFCLGHSMAANFQSLPFTVSVKPSEEKKFGGAAAFNCYLPMPFNKRARIEIENQNDEAYFQYFYIDYELFPEPLGKDTLYFHSHWRRENPTNGWAPESIQTNSLETQVPNLDGKGNYVILETEGAGQYIGCNHSVAHFQGTWWGEGDDMIFIDDDTWPPSMHGTGGEDYFTQGWGMQKNSYPFCGTIIHEEDVPNHQVSYRWHLADPVRFSKKIRVTMESGHANHLRDDWSTTAYWYQTLPGPKLSIQPVEERIPRKPDFPAGKRPEPPNTESLDPKRKAMIQQHQDRMEAFVQDRNQWLERRAKATQDRSKKNIEHAKDIRTRFYESVKGDNM; encoded by the coding sequence atggccaatCCCATTTCCTCTCTCCAAGGTGGCATCCTTAACAATGTTGCAAAGTTGAAGACGGCGCGCACTGCCCGTGTTTCCAGCTGGGATCACAGTGGTCTCAACGAAGATGCTTGGGTCATTCAGCCAGGTGAGACGGCTGTCTTGGCAGATCTCGAGGGCCCTGGTACTATCACCCACTTGTGGTTTGTCCAGACTTGCCGCCGCATCGTGGGACCTGGTCTCATCCCATACTCCAAGTCGGGtgttgccatgatggaggtGCACAACGCTCTCGGCCTCAACTATGAAGTCAGTGATCCGGATTACTACCGGAAAGTTATTATCAAGATGTACTGGGACGATTCCGAGACCCCAAACGTCCTAGCCCCCATCGGCGATTTCTTCTGCCTTGGCCACTCCATGGCAGCCAACTTCCAATCACTCCCCTTCACGGTTTCTGTCAAGCCGtctgaagaaaagaagtttggtggtgctgctgctttcAACTGTTATCTGCCAATGCCCTTCAACAAGCGGGCTCGCATCGAAATCGAGAATCAGAACGATGAGGCCTACTTCCAATACTTCTATATAGACTACGAGCTTTTCCCCGAGCCTCTGGGTAAGGATACACTCTACTTTCATTCACACTGGCGACGTGAGAATCCTACCAACGGCTGGGCTCCGGAAAGCATTCAGACCAACAGCCTGGAGACTCAGGTTCCGAATCTTGACGGCAAAGGCAACTATGTCATCCTGGAGACGGAGGGTGCTGGGCAATACATAGGCTGCAACCACAGTGTTGCCCACTTCCAGGGAACCTGGTGGGGTGAGGGCGACGACATGATCTTCATCGACGACGACACCTGGCCCCCGTCAATGCACGGTACTGGCGGCGAAGACTATTTCACCCAAGGCTGGGGCATGCAGAAGAATTCTTACCCTTTCTGTGGCACTATAATCCACGAGGAGGATGTTCCCAACCACCAGGTCAGCTATCGATGGCACCTTGCGGATCCCGTCCGTTTCAGCAAGAAGATTCGTGTCACAATGGAGTCTGGGCACGCGAACCATCTTCGGGATGACTGGTCCACGACCGCGTACTGGTACCAGACTTTACCAGGACCCAAGCTATCTATTCAGCCAGTGGAAGAGCGAATCCCCCGCAAGCCAGACTTTCCAGCTGGCAAGCGCCCGGAACCGCCTAACACGGAATCTCTGGACCCGAAGAGAAAGGCTATGATTCAGCAACACCAGGACCGAATGGAGGCTTTTGTGCAAGACAGGAACCAGTGGCTTGAAAGAAGGGCCAAGGCTACTCAGGATCGTTCAAAGAAGAACATCGAGCATGCAAAGGACATTCGCACACGCTTCTATGAAAGTGTTAAAGGGGATAATATGTAA
- a CDS encoding major facilitator superfamily domain-containing protein, which produces MAKEEARVPQAAVAKTAGGNSAFRNVHNDFAHIADPNERRRLALAEIDRAPFGWYHVRACVVAGIGFFTDSYDIFCVSMLTIMLGIVYSPATGKLPTSSDNAIKLSTSAGTVVGQLVFGMLADIVGRKRMYGLELIIIIFATLAQALSGGSPSTSIIGIIIFWRVIMGVGIGGDYPLSSIITSEFATTKWRGAMMAAVFAMQGFGQLCSALVMMFLTLGFKSDLDGASNISSCTGSCQVAVDQMWRILVGFGGVPACIALYYRLTIPETPRYTFDVARDVEKADGDVKAYMSGRHEGETDEVARAQVHQGARENLQVPQAGWRDFFHHYGKLKNFLLLLGTAGSWFCLDVAFYGLSLNNGTILTVIGYSTKNAHNVYEYLYNTAVGNIIIVLAGAVPGYWVSVATIDTLGRKPIQLGGFIILTILFIVMGFDYNHISSSGLLAIYVLAQFFFNFGPNTTTFVVPGEVFPTRYRSTSHGISAASGKIGSIIGQGAISTLRTHGATKNDEAPWMNHVLEIYALFMLIGCFTTLLIPETARKTLEELSGEDDYANRHESVENESHNGPPERSSI; this is translated from the exons ATGGCTAAGGAAGAGGCGCGTGTCCCCCAGGCCGCTGTTGCCAAAACCGCTGGCGGCAACAGTGCTTTCCGCAACGTCCATAACGACTTTGCTCATATCGCTGACCCCAACGAGCGTCGTCGTCTTGCCCTCGCCGAGATTGACAGGGCTCCTTTTGGCTGGTATCATGTTCGAGCCTGTGTTGTCGCCGGTATCGGCTTCTTTACCGACTCTTACGATATCTTCTGCGTCTCTATGCTGACTATTATGCTTGGCATCGTCTACTCTCCCGCCACGGGTAAGCTTCCTACCAGTTCAGACAACGCCATCAAGCTCTCAACTTCAGCTGGCACTGTTGTTGGTCAGCTGGTCTTCGGTATGCTGGCTGATATCGTCGGCCGAAAACGCATGTATGGCCTAGAACTTATCATCATTATCTTTGCTACCCTTGCTCAGGCCCTGAGTGGTGGCTCTCCATCAACATCTATTATCGGAATTATCATCTTCTGGCGTGTCATCATGGGCGTTGGCATTGGTGGCGACTACCCTCTTTCTTCTATTATTACTTCTGA ATTCGCGACTACCAAATGGCGAGGAGCTATGATGGCTGCTGTCTTCGCCATGCAGGGCTTTGGCCAGCTTTGCTCTGCCCTGGTCATGATGTTCCTTACTCTCGGCTTCAAATCCGATCTTGACGGTGCCTCTAATATATCTAGCTGCACTGGAAGTTGTCAGGTTGCCGTCGACCAGATGTGGCGTATCCTGGTCGGCTTCGGTGGCGTTCCCGCTTGCATTGCCCTTTATT ACCGTCTAACCATCCCTGAGACTCCTCGTTATACTTTTGATGTTGCCCgagatgttgagaaggctgatgGGGATGTTAAGGCCTATATGAGTGGCAGGCATGAGGGTGAGACTGACGAAGTCGCTCGTGCTCAGGTCCATCAGGGTGCTCGCGAGAACCTTCAGGTGCCTCAGGCCGGCTGGCGCGACTTCTTCCACCACTACGGCAAGCTTAAGAActtcttgcttctgcttGGAACTGCTGGCTCATGGTTCTGCCTTGATGTGGCTTTTTACGGTCTCAGTCTGAACAATGGCACTATTCTTACAGTTATTGGCTACTCGACTAAGAATGCCCATAACGTGTATGAGTACCTTTATAATACTGCCGTTGGTAATATTATTATTGTCCTTGCTGGAGCTGTTCCGGGTTATTGGGTTTCTGTTGCTACTATCGACACTCTTGGCCGTAAACCTATTCAGCTTGGCGGCTTTATCATCCTTACTATTCTTTTTATT GTCATGGGTTTTGACTATAATCATATTTCCTCCAGTGGTCTACTTGCTATTTATGTACTTGCCCAGTTCTTTTTTAACTTTG GTCCAAATACTACCACCTTTGTTGTCCCCGGTGAAGTCTTTCCCACACGCTATCGATCTACTTCTCACGGCATCTCTGCCGCATCTGGCAAAATTGGATCGATTATTGGGCAGGGAGCCATCTCGACCCTTCGTACCCACGGTGCTACTAAGAATGATGAGGCTCCCTGGATGAACCATGTTCTTGAGATCTATGCTCTTTTCATGCTCATCGGCTGTTTTACTACTCTCCTTATTCCAGAGACCGCTCGCAAGACTCTTGAGGAGCTTAGCGGCGAGGATGATTACGCCAATCGTCATGAGAGCGTTGAGAACGAATCTCACAACGGACCGCCTGAGAGGTCTAGCATTTAA
- a CDS encoding acyl-CoA dehydrogenase/oxidase: MSPDPKLHLPENVPWSEPAWYRTGNSAYINVSHRKMRDSIRKYVDKHILLHALEWEEKGEVPRSAAIDYCRSGIPFEDVPEEFRPKDIPNLAQIPQSDLDAFHFLIATDEMARVEGGVSIALGGASTIGLPPVLHYGTQEQKSRWLPGLFSGNVNFCLGITEPGGGSDVANIRTTAEKSSDGKFYIVNGAKKWITGALWATHMTTAVRTGSQGAKGITVLEIPLDSPGVSRRKIFNSGQNAGGASFVDLEDVEVPIDNRIGLENEGFEIIMKNFNRERFALAVGCNRKSRTCLAMAFSYALERKTFGKRLMENQVIRRKLAEVAHRVEAHWAWLEQIAFQVNSSSLGWQTPNIASQIALAKIQGGQMLEFACREAQQIFGGAGYQKGGRGATVEQISRDLRMFVVGGGSEEIITDLVLRQEIRDFNFNNY, translated from the exons ATGTCACCTGATCCTAAGCTGCATTTACCAGAAAATGTGCCATGGAGTGAACCTGCGTGGTACCGTACTGGCAACTCGGCCTACATCAATGTATCCCACCGGAAGATGAGGGACAGTATCCGGAAATATGTTGATAAGCATATCCTCCTACATGCCTTAGAATGGGAAGAAAAAGGCGAGGTTCCACGGTCAGCCGCAATTGACTACTGCAGGTCCGGAATTCCTTTCGAGGATGTACCAGAAGAATTCCGACCTAAGGATATCCCCAACCTAGCACAAATCCCCCAGAGCGATTTGGACGCCTTTCACTTCCTCATTGCAACTGACGAGATGGCTCGTGTTGAAGGTGGGGTTTCTATTGCCCTTGGCGGTGCATCTACAATTGGGCTACCACCAGTTCTCCATTATGGGACACAAGAACAAAAGTCTCGTTGGCTTCCAGGACTGTTTTCGGGTAATGTCAATTTCTGCCTAGGCATCACGGAGCCTGGTGGTGGTTCAGACGTGGCCAACATTCGAACCACAGCGGAAAAGTCTTCAGACGGCAAATTCTACATTGTGAACGGTGCGAAAAAATGGATCACGGGCGCTCTATGGGCAACTCATATGACAACCGCTGTACGAACTGGTAGCCAAGGTGCTAAAGGTATCACTGTCCTCGAGATCCCGCTCGATAGCCCCGGTGTGTCTCGAAGAAAAATCTTTAATAGTGGACAAAACGCCGGAGGGGCTAGTTTTGTAGATCTGGAGGACGTCGAAGTTCCTATTGATAATCGAATTGGTCTAGAGAATGAGGGCTTTGAAATCATTATGAAGAATTTCAATAGGGAAAGGTTTGCGCTTGCAGTTGGGTGTAACCGAAAGAGTCGTACCTGTCTCGCTATGGCGTTTTCATATGCCCTAGAGCGCAAGACTTTtgggaagaggttgatggaGAATCAAGTCATACGGCGCAAACTCGCTGAAGTTGCACACCGCGTCGAAGCTCACTGGGCTTGGCTTGAACAGATCGCCTTTCAAGTCAATTCATCTAGTCTAGGCTGGCAGACACCGAACATTGCAAGTCAAATAGCCCTGGCCAAAATCCAAGGCGGGCAGATGTTAGAATTCGCATGTAGAGAAGCACAGCAAATCTTTGGAGGCGCAGGTTATCAAAAGGGCGGCCGTGGAGCGACGGTGGAACAGATTAGCCGTGACCTTCGGATGTTT GTGGTTGGCGGCGGCAGCGAAGAGATTATTACAGATCTAGTCCTTAGACAGGAGATAAGGGACTTTA attttaataattattaa